In Longimicrobium terrae, the following proteins share a genomic window:
- a CDS encoding metallophosphoesterase family protein, with protein sequence MQKQRWMRGLRLAGAAALLAVAPGCGLRSFGLGSLVPGLGGADSVALNLVLIGDAGLPNPAGEPVLNALRDEIAKAPDRSFVVYLGDNIYPVGLEDTTTAEGKEGLRILRAQMAPLLETGTRGILVPGNHDWGNGIPEGLAHVRRQERFINLNGNGLVTMEPRNGCPGPVVVDVAGVVRLVTLDTQWWLHAGERPGRGSGCEPVTEAGIIDSVRTALASAGPLHTVVVAHHPFVSGGQHGGYFDWPTYLFPLHPWARLAGLFARQDVTGREYRNMTVQLSAAFAVDSPLVYAAGHEHSLQVFGRRPLVPARYHIVSGGGIYGHTTPTRRITGIRYIRQASGFQRITFLADGRARLSVVVVDSKGGAHEDFSMWLDDPRVKLLRAQADSAARAAAAVAPPVPALPTAPTTAPAPATVPVPTTTPTTTPTTTPASAPAPTTVPASMTTPATAPAPTPAAPRTEAPPAMPAPMMIVIPPDPAAPPRTTPPPTPMIVPATTTPAPAGAW encoded by the coding sequence ATGCAGAAGCAACGATGGATGCGCGGGCTGCGCCTGGCGGGCGCGGCCGCGCTGCTGGCCGTGGCGCCCGGGTGCGGGCTGCGCAGCTTTGGGCTGGGCAGCCTGGTTCCGGGGCTGGGCGGGGCGGATTCGGTGGCGCTCAACCTGGTGCTCATCGGCGACGCGGGGCTGCCCAACCCGGCGGGCGAGCCGGTGCTGAACGCGCTGCGTGACGAGATCGCCAAGGCGCCGGACCGCAGCTTCGTCGTCTACCTGGGCGACAACATCTACCCCGTCGGGCTGGAAGACACCACGACGGCGGAGGGCAAGGAGGGGCTCCGCATTCTGCGCGCGCAGATGGCGCCGCTGCTGGAAACGGGGACCCGCGGCATCCTGGTTCCCGGCAACCACGACTGGGGCAACGGCATTCCCGAGGGGCTGGCCCACGTGCGGCGCCAGGAGCGGTTCATCAACCTGAACGGCAACGGGCTGGTGACGATGGAGCCGCGCAACGGCTGCCCGGGCCCGGTGGTGGTGGACGTGGCCGGCGTGGTGCGGCTGGTAACGCTGGATACGCAGTGGTGGCTGCACGCGGGCGAGCGCCCGGGGCGCGGCAGCGGCTGCGAGCCCGTGACCGAGGCGGGGATCATCGATTCGGTGCGCACGGCCCTGGCCTCGGCGGGGCCGCTGCACACCGTGGTGGTTGCGCACCACCCGTTCGTGTCTGGCGGGCAGCACGGCGGATACTTTGACTGGCCCACCTACCTGTTTCCGCTGCATCCGTGGGCGCGGCTGGCCGGGCTGTTCGCGCGGCAGGACGTGACGGGGCGCGAGTACCGCAACATGACGGTGCAGCTTTCCGCCGCCTTTGCGGTGGATTCGCCGCTGGTGTACGCGGCGGGGCACGAGCACAGCCTGCAGGTGTTCGGGCGGCGGCCGCTGGTGCCGGCGCGCTACCACATCGTCAGCGGCGGCGGCATCTACGGGCACACCACGCCCACGCGGCGCATCACCGGCATCCGCTACATCCGCCAGGCGAGCGGATTTCAGCGCATCACCTTTCTGGCGGACGGGCGCGCGCGGCTGAGCGTGGTGGTGGTGGACAGCAAGGGCGGCGCGCACGAGGACTTCAGCATGTGGCTGGATGACCCGCGGGTGAAGCTGCTGCGCGCGCAGGCGGATTCCGCGGCCAGGGCCGCGGCCGCGGTTGCGCCGCCCGTTCCCGCGCTTCCCACGGCTCCGACAACGGCACCCGCTCCCGCGACGGTGCCCGTTCCGACGACGACTCCGACGACAACTCCGACGACAACTCCGGCGTCCGCGCCGGCGCCGACGACTGTGCCCGCTTCGATGACAACTCCGGCGACAGCACCGGCTCCCACGCCGGCCGCGCCGCGTACGGAAGCTCCTCCGGCGATGCCCGCACCGATGATGATCGTGATTCCGCCCGATCCGGCAGCGCCTCCACGGACCACGCCGCCTCCCACCCCCATGATCGTGCCCGCGACGACGACTCCGGCGCCGGCGGGGGCGTGGTGA
- the ppk1 gene encoding polyphosphate kinase 1, with protein sequence MSVPQPLSGPVTPALRYDSGIPETLRRISAEPPPEGLEAGTPRLSAWRDVYWDTEAGDLEGRGAWACVRHHEDGTRIFAVRTGRAHEGGSVVEAPLEPASEVEDEAALFIGATEPALRLRALVDPALLVPRIQVETQRQHRVFRTDTGDAAEVACDAMVARDGRLRAELSEVVIAPLDGNVERVAGALRHAHGLPRVDEDRLERARTALRERELDGLERAVRAARRVAVLAMENGRVALRREKAALRVPSGAGSGEDACRQVLRECFGDDGARVRLLGTGPGAGERAAVEVWLAEGVNDAPEAAACVLVHVPLGEILASVGSPALREHDTLVALHVAARSALPLGERGAAMEAEEAEARRTLTAPPPPEEGDAASLPPGTLLNMELSLLAFNRRVLGLAEDERVPLLERVRFLAIFGGNTDEFFRVRVAGFKRQVSLGSEKRTIDGVRPQDQLDAIGVRSRRLMERAYALLHETLLPEMARRGIQVAASSLLDREERSWVRDHFEQEVRPLLMPLTAGPEHPFPHVRNLRPALAGLIRDASTGEERLGIVELPDGSPRFVRVAPTGRYVPLEEVVAAHFGTLYPGMETDIPHAFRVTRSAELHLDERQAEDLLHAVEEQVRKRRFRPVVRLEVQRDMPARVRAQLLRELQYEAAGRVTALGEQDVYEVAGIIDLRAIRELATEEGEGLNYPPPPPARTPLDPSRSVFDLLREREVLVSFPEDSFEGTVERLVVEAAEDPDVLAIKLALYRTNSKSRIVEALTRAAAAGKQVVALVELTARFDELSNVQWARYLRSYGIHVIYGVPGLKVHAKIALVVRREGAGLNRYVYIGTGNLNASTAAFYTDLGLMSASPALAAELNDVFNVLTSAAPEAEFQHLLVAPFTMRRRFVEMIDREADHARAGRGGWIQAKFNGLADRDLISALYRASAAGVRIDLLVRGLCALRPGVAGLSENIRVFSVLGRYLEHARIFRFENGGDPAYYIGSGDWRTRNLSRRIEVAVPIRDPDHHARLDHILEEGLDRPELWELGADGTYYQRPEVAPRDVQPAPAPDGAPPRNDAPAPKPVSYDLSEDARAERDWPRVERAGE encoded by the coding sequence ATGTCCGTACCGCAACCGCTTTCCGGCCCCGTGACGCCGGCTCTCCGCTACGATTCCGGCATCCCCGAAACGCTGCGGCGCATTTCCGCGGAGCCCCCGCCCGAAGGTCTGGAGGCGGGGACGCCGCGGCTTTCCGCGTGGCGCGACGTGTACTGGGACACCGAGGCGGGCGACCTGGAAGGCCGGGGCGCCTGGGCCTGCGTGCGCCACCACGAGGACGGGACGCGCATCTTCGCCGTGCGCACCGGCCGCGCGCACGAGGGCGGGTCCGTCGTCGAGGCGCCGCTGGAGCCCGCGAGCGAGGTGGAGGACGAGGCCGCCCTCTTCATCGGCGCCACGGAGCCCGCCCTGCGGCTGCGCGCGCTGGTGGACCCCGCGCTCCTCGTCCCCCGCATTCAGGTGGAGACGCAGCGCCAGCACCGCGTGTTCCGCACGGACACGGGCGACGCGGCGGAGGTGGCCTGCGACGCCATGGTGGCGCGGGACGGCCGGCTGCGGGCGGAGCTTTCCGAGGTGGTGATCGCCCCGCTGGACGGAAACGTGGAGCGCGTGGCCGGGGCGCTGCGCCACGCCCACGGCCTGCCGCGGGTGGATGAGGACCGGCTGGAGCGCGCGCGGACGGCGCTGCGCGAGCGCGAGCTGGACGGGCTGGAGCGGGCCGTGCGCGCCGCGCGCCGCGTGGCCGTGCTGGCGATGGAAAACGGCCGCGTCGCCCTGCGGCGCGAAAAGGCGGCCCTGCGCGTTCCGTCCGGCGCGGGATCGGGGGAGGATGCCTGCCGCCAGGTGCTGCGCGAGTGCTTTGGCGATGACGGGGCGCGGGTGCGGCTGCTGGGCACGGGCCCCGGCGCGGGGGAGCGCGCCGCGGTGGAGGTGTGGCTGGCGGAGGGCGTGAACGACGCCCCGGAAGCCGCCGCCTGCGTGCTGGTGCACGTTCCGCTGGGGGAGATCCTGGCCTCCGTGGGGTCGCCGGCGCTGCGGGAGCACGACACGCTCGTGGCGCTGCACGTGGCCGCGCGCTCCGCGCTGCCGCTGGGCGAGCGCGGCGCGGCGATGGAGGCGGAAGAGGCCGAGGCGCGCCGCACGCTGACCGCGCCCCCGCCGCCGGAGGAGGGCGACGCCGCCAGCCTCCCGCCGGGCACGCTGCTGAACATGGAGCTGAGCCTGCTCGCCTTCAACCGCCGCGTCCTGGGGCTGGCGGAAGACGAGCGGGTGCCGCTGCTGGAACGGGTGCGCTTTCTGGCCATCTTCGGCGGCAACACCGACGAGTTCTTTCGCGTCCGCGTGGCGGGCTTCAAGCGGCAGGTGTCGCTGGGGAGCGAGAAGCGGACGATTGACGGCGTGCGCCCGCAGGACCAGCTGGACGCCATCGGGGTGCGCTCGCGCCGGCTGATGGAGCGCGCCTACGCCCTTCTGCACGAGACGCTGCTGCCGGAAATGGCGCGGCGGGGAATTCAGGTGGCGGCCTCGTCGCTGCTGGACCGCGAGGAGCGCTCGTGGGTGCGCGACCACTTCGAGCAGGAGGTGCGGCCGCTGCTGATGCCGCTCACCGCCGGCCCGGAGCACCCGTTTCCCCACGTGCGCAACCTGCGCCCGGCGCTGGCGGGCCTCATCCGCGACGCGTCCACGGGCGAGGAGCGGCTGGGGATCGTGGAGCTGCCGGACGGCTCGCCGCGCTTTGTGCGGGTCGCGCCGACGGGGCGGTACGTGCCGCTGGAAGAGGTGGTCGCCGCCCACTTCGGCACGCTGTATCCCGGGATGGAAACGGACATCCCCCACGCCTTTCGCGTCACGCGCAGCGCGGAACTGCACCTTGACGAGCGCCAGGCAGAGGACCTGTTGCACGCGGTGGAGGAGCAGGTGCGCAAGCGCCGCTTTCGCCCCGTCGTGCGGCTGGAGGTGCAGCGCGACATGCCGGCCAGGGTGCGCGCCCAGCTCCTGCGCGAGCTGCAGTACGAGGCGGCCGGCCGCGTCACCGCGCTGGGCGAGCAGGACGTGTACGAGGTGGCGGGTATCATCGACCTCCGCGCCATCCGCGAGCTGGCGACGGAGGAGGGCGAGGGGCTCAACTATCCCCCGCCGCCGCCCGCGCGTACGCCGCTGGACCCGTCGCGCTCCGTGTTCGACCTGCTGCGCGAGCGGGAAGTGCTCGTCTCGTTTCCCGAGGACTCGTTCGAGGGGACGGTGGAGCGGCTGGTGGTGGAGGCGGCGGAAGACCCGGACGTGCTGGCCATCAAGCTGGCGCTGTACCGCACCAACTCCAAGTCGCGCATCGTGGAGGCGCTGACGCGGGCGGCCGCGGCGGGCAAGCAGGTCGTGGCCCTGGTGGAGCTGACGGCGCGCTTCGACGAACTGAGCAACGTGCAGTGGGCGCGCTACCTTCGCAGCTACGGCATCCACGTGATCTACGGCGTGCCGGGGCTGAAGGTGCACGCCAAGATCGCGCTGGTCGTGCGGCGGGAGGGCGCGGGGCTCAACCGGTACGTGTACATCGGCACGGGGAACCTGAACGCGAGCACGGCGGCGTTCTACACGGACCTGGGGCTCATGTCCGCCAGCCCGGCGCTTGCCGCGGAACTGAACGACGTGTTCAACGTGCTGACCTCCGCCGCGCCGGAAGCGGAGTTCCAGCACCTGCTGGTGGCGCCGTTCACCATGCGCCGCCGCTTCGTGGAGATGATTGACCGCGAGGCGGACCACGCGCGCGCGGGGCGGGGCGGATGGATCCAGGCCAAGTTCAACGGCCTGGCGGACCGCGACCTGATCTCGGCGCTGTACCGCGCGTCGGCGGCGGGGGTGCGCATCGACCTGCTGGTGCGCGGGCTGTGCGCGCTGCGGCCGGGCGTCGCCGGGCTGTCGGAAAACATCCGCGTGTTCAGCGTGCTGGGGCGCTACCTGGAGCACGCGCGCATCTTCCGCTTCGAGAACGGCGGCGACCCGGCGTACTACATCGGCTCGGGGGATTGGCGGACGCGCAACCTGAGCCGCCGCATCGAGGTCGCCGTCCCCATCCGCGATCCGGATCACCACGCGCGGCTGGACCACATTCTGGAGGAGGGGCTGGACCGGCCGGAGCTGTGGGAGCTGGGCGCGGACGGCACCTACTACCAGCGGCCGGAAGTGGCCCCGCGCGACGTGCAGCCCGCGCCCGCGCCGGACGGCGCCCCGCCGCGGAACGACGCGCCGGCGCCGAAGCCCGTTTCCTACGACCTGTCGGAGGATGCGCGGGCGGAGCGCGACTGGCCGCGTGTGGAGCGGGCGGGCGAATGA
- a CDS encoding DUF4956 domain-containing protein, protein MREDQGDGAGRRGGVPPLMGDGESETLLARVHTPAQANTEARESRAASTPAPSAGPEHRPLARRVVERIIDGRSHPFLRVIAYYILIVALMSLAVYYVPTVRRAFLSPVALPMNPDGALTAGPVGDFGSKLTLEEALQRAISTLLVIVGALTLVVPVAWVYMLTKRFRFDPALVASVIILPIVVAGIALVVKNSIALAFALAGIVGAVRFRNTLKDPRDAVYIFLVIVIGLSAGVQALDVAVVISFAFNIVVLIVWKFNVGSIYSGRYARTGILSVGAQRLLMAQEPAAQREVRRRMLDQATDIKTDGILLVHSHQPDLARLTVQEALADTAKAWQLVDVVRREDGLRTLEYLVRLKRTSTAPELVGALDERWSEQVAAAEYVPFRARSRKRKKP, encoded by the coding sequence ATGCGAGAAGACCAGGGGGACGGGGCGGGGCGGCGCGGCGGAGTGCCGCCGCTGATGGGTGACGGAGAGTCCGAGACGCTGCTGGCCCGCGTGCACACGCCTGCGCAGGCGAACACCGAAGCCCGCGAGTCGCGCGCGGCCTCCACGCCGGCGCCCTCCGCGGGCCCCGAGCACCGGCCGCTGGCCCGGCGCGTGGTGGAGCGCATCATCGACGGGCGCTCGCACCCGTTTCTGCGCGTCATTGCCTACTACATCCTGATCGTGGCGCTGATGTCGCTGGCGGTCTACTACGTCCCCACGGTGCGGCGGGCCTTTCTGTCTCCCGTGGCGCTGCCCATGAACCCGGACGGCGCGCTCACGGCGGGGCCGGTGGGCGACTTCGGCAGCAAGCTCACGCTGGAAGAGGCGCTGCAGCGCGCCATCAGCACGCTGCTGGTGATCGTGGGCGCGCTGACGCTGGTGGTGCCGGTGGCGTGGGTGTACATGCTCACCAAGCGCTTCCGCTTTGATCCGGCGCTGGTGGCCTCCGTCATCATCCTTCCCATCGTGGTGGCGGGAATCGCGCTGGTCGTCAAGAACAGCATCGCCCTCGCCTTCGCCCTGGCGGGGATCGTGGGCGCGGTGCGGTTCCGGAACACGCTCAAGGATCCGCGCGACGCCGTCTACATCTTTCTGGTGATCGTCATCGGCCTGTCCGCCGGCGTGCAGGCGCTGGACGTGGCGGTGGTCATATCGTTCGCGTTCAACATCGTGGTGCTCATCGTCTGGAAGTTCAACGTGGGCAGCATCTACAGCGGCCGGTACGCGCGCACGGGCATTCTTTCCGTGGGCGCCCAGCGGCTGCTGATGGCGCAGGAGCCGGCCGCGCAGCGCGAGGTGCGCAGGCGCATGCTGGACCAGGCCACCGACATCAAGACGGACGGAATTCTGCTGGTGCACAGCCATCAGCCGGACCTGGCCCGCCTGACGGTGCAGGAGGCGCTGGCGGATACGGCCAAGGCGTGGCAACTGGTGGACGTGGTGCGCCGCGAGGACGGGCTGCGCACGCTGGAATACCTCGTGCGGCTCAAGCGCACCTCCACCGCGCCGGAGCTGGTGGGCGCGCTGGACGAGCGGTGGAGCGAGCAGGTGGCCGCGGCGGAGTACGTTCCCTTCCGCGCCCGCAGCCGCAAACGGAAAAAGCCCTGA
- a CDS encoding BamA/TamA family outer membrane protein, protein MRVLASAAVLALGALASSPRPVRAQGRDTVVVPGPEYRAGGLWQTLFGRSYRDLWTTPTRVPVLDLSSFAGGLTPTERGGGNQTASLRFRGADGEEYAFRSLNKRQASANTPGLRGTFVGSVLQDQVSSQSPTGLIAAGGLMEATGALYAPPRIFVMPDDARLGEFRAEFAGMVGTVEERPDAPFGGSAEIEGTEDFLDELEDDPANQLAAREFLRIRLLDLVMGDWDRHGDQYRWARFDTAGMHLWRPIPRDRDYVFVDYDGLAIDVARTMAPKAVRFDPRLAHVRGLALQGIDLDRRLLGGLDRAAWDSAVAYVQAGLTDARIAEAVRRIPAEHCALRCSFFQSRLKDRRDRLPDAAARFYALLAPEAEVHATDAADRVLVDRAGDAATVRIFAGGDTTGTPYFRRRFVRAETREVRVWMHGGADHAEVRGRGGPLVRILGGGGDDRLEDRGTGGRTVFYDDRGENAFVRGAETVVDTRSYTPDAEAPAVHARLAEPGGGEPRDWGGSSSFAAPYADFRPYMGLVLGVGPTSERHGFRRRPFATKSYARVMWAPEHTRFGVEAYGARTVTGGARIQSLFLRASELEATLHYGYGNDTEASERERAIIRERQVLVEPGFTVPLSRSFALHAFGVARYTDPEVRSGSPAAADGVTGTEPYLALGARGGFTWDRRDDAAYPRRGAMVTLDAAGFPGLGHDTFLGEGDEGAFYRTRGLATAYLSAGRGPVLALRAGGEAAGGAYPLQYAAQLGGSRSVRGYEVARYAGDRSAFGSAEVRTVLTRANLGVRGDLGALAFVDAGRVWYDGESEGDLHTAVGGGLFFRFQTLAASAVYAKGEQGRLYLRLGLPF, encoded by the coding sequence ATGCGCGTACTGGCGAGTGCGGCCGTTCTGGCGCTCGGCGCGCTGGCATCGTCGCCGCGGCCGGTGCGCGCGCAGGGGCGTGACACCGTCGTGGTTCCCGGGCCCGAGTACCGGGCGGGCGGGCTGTGGCAGACGTTGTTCGGCCGCAGCTACCGCGACCTGTGGACCACGCCCACGCGCGTGCCCGTTCTGGACCTGTCCTCCTTTGCGGGCGGGCTTACGCCCACGGAGCGCGGCGGCGGAAACCAGACGGCTTCGCTGCGCTTTCGCGGCGCGGATGGAGAAGAGTATGCCTTCCGCTCGCTCAACAAGCGGCAGGCGAGCGCCAACACGCCCGGCCTGCGCGGCACCTTCGTGGGCAGCGTGCTGCAGGACCAGGTGAGTTCGCAGTCCCCCACGGGGCTGATCGCCGCGGGCGGGCTGATGGAGGCCACCGGCGCCCTGTACGCCCCGCCGCGCATCTTCGTGATGCCCGACGACGCGCGGCTGGGCGAGTTCCGCGCGGAGTTCGCCGGGATGGTGGGGACGGTGGAGGAGCGGCCCGACGCGCCCTTCGGCGGCTCGGCGGAGATCGAGGGCACGGAAGACTTTCTGGACGAGCTGGAGGACGATCCCGCCAACCAGCTGGCGGCGCGCGAGTTTCTGCGCATCCGCCTGCTGGACCTGGTGATGGGCGACTGGGACCGCCACGGCGACCAGTACCGCTGGGCGCGCTTCGACACGGCGGGAATGCACCTGTGGCGCCCCATCCCCCGTGACCGCGACTACGTGTTCGTGGACTACGACGGGCTGGCCATCGACGTGGCGCGGACGATGGCGCCCAAGGCGGTGCGCTTCGATCCCCGGCTGGCGCACGTGCGCGGGCTGGCGCTGCAGGGCATTGACCTGGACCGGCGGCTGCTGGGCGGGCTGGACCGCGCCGCGTGGGACTCCGCCGTGGCGTACGTGCAGGCGGGGCTCACGGATGCGCGCATCGCCGAAGCCGTGCGCCGCATTCCCGCGGAGCACTGCGCCCTGCGCTGCTCCTTCTTTCAATCGCGGCTCAAGGACCGGCGCGACCGGCTGCCGGACGCCGCCGCGCGCTTCTACGCCCTGCTGGCGCCGGAGGCGGAGGTGCACGCCACGGACGCGGCGGACCGCGTGCTGGTGGACCGCGCGGGCGACGCGGCGACGGTGCGCATCTTTGCCGGCGGGGACACCACGGGCACGCCGTACTTCCGCCGCCGCTTCGTGCGCGCGGAGACGCGGGAGGTGCGGGTGTGGATGCACGGCGGCGCCGACCACGCCGAGGTGCGCGGGCGCGGCGGTCCTCTGGTCCGCATCCTGGGCGGCGGCGGGGACGACCGGCTGGAGGACCGCGGCACGGGCGGGCGCACGGTGTTCTACGACGACCGCGGGGAGAACGCCTTCGTCCGCGGCGCGGAAACCGTGGTCGACACGCGTTCGTACACGCCGGACGCGGAGGCGCCGGCGGTGCACGCGCGGCTGGCGGAGCCGGGGGGCGGCGAGCCGCGCGACTGGGGTGGATCGAGCTCCTTCGCCGCGCCGTACGCGGACTTCCGGCCGTACATGGGGCTGGTTCTGGGCGTGGGGCCCACGTCGGAGCGCCATGGATTCCGCCGCCGTCCGTTCGCCACCAAGTCGTACGCGCGGGTGATGTGGGCACCGGAGCACACCCGGTTCGGGGTGGAGGCGTACGGGGCGCGCACGGTGACGGGCGGGGCGCGCATCCAGTCCCTCTTTCTGCGCGCGTCGGAGCTGGAAGCGACGCTGCACTACGGCTACGGCAACGACACGGAGGCCTCGGAGCGCGAGCGCGCCATCATCCGCGAGCGGCAGGTGCTGGTGGAGCCGGGCTTCACCGTTCCGCTTTCCCGCTCGTTCGCGCTGCACGCGTTCGGTGTGGCGCGCTACACGGACCCCGAGGTGCGATCCGGATCGCCCGCGGCGGCCGACGGGGTGACGGGGACGGAGCCGTACCTGGCGCTGGGCGCGCGCGGCGGCTTTACCTGGGACCGGCGCGATGACGCCGCCTATCCCCGGCGCGGCGCGATGGTGACGCTGGACGCCGCGGGATTCCCGGGGCTGGGGCACGACACTTTTCTGGGCGAGGGCGACGAGGGCGCCTTCTACCGCACGCGCGGGCTGGCGACGGCGTATCTTTCCGCCGGGCGCGGCCCCGTGCTGGCGCTGCGGGCGGGCGGCGAGGCGGCGGGCGGCGCGTATCCCCTGCAGTACGCGGCGCAGCTGGGCGGATCGCGCTCGGTGCGCGGGTACGAGGTGGCGCGCTACGCCGGCGACCGCTCCGCTTTCGGCTCGGCGGAGGTGCGGACGGTGCTCACCCGCGCCAACCTGGGCGTTCGGGGTGACCTGGGCGCGCTGGCGTTCGTCGATGCCGGCCGCGTGTGGTACGACGGGGAGAGCGAGGGCGACCTTCACACCGCCGTCGGCGGCGGCCTCTTCTTCCGATTCCAGACCCTTGCCGCCAGCGCCGTGTACGCCAAGGGCGAGCAGGGCCGACTGTACCTGCGCCTGGGGCTCCCGTTCTGA